One Natronomonas moolapensis 8.8.11 genomic region harbors:
- a CDS encoding LAGLIDADG family homing endonuclease → MARAEDTEVIDKFETFYRDYYRNEIGQLAQKYPNEKRSLYVDWNDLYRFDPDLADDFIAQPDQMLEYAEEALRLYDLPVDVKLGQAHVRVQNLQRTTGIRDIRARHRGQLVEVSGIVRKATDVRPKVIEAAFECQRCGTLTRIPQTSGEFYEPHECQGCERQGPFDINFDQSEFVDAQKLRVQESPEGLRGGETPQSIDVHIDDDITGRVTAGDHVRVTGVLHLEQQGSNQEKSPVFDVYMDGMAVEIEDEQFEDMDITDEDKKRIIELSNESDIYEKMIASMAPSIYGYDQEKLAIIMQLFSGVTKHLPDGSRTRGDLHMLLIGDPGTGKCLKSDTKVSLPDGTQREIGKLVEGNLDDPTPVDDGFYQKCFIPVLTTDGRRIVPGTASKLWKRQTPERMYNIRTESGNTLEVTPSHPLFRQIEGRLEPTTASELEEGDFIATPTELPSEPDESIDIQYAPSESPNANRLHAPETLTDGVARLIGYVVGEGHISGGEFSQEVTVTNADEEILEDVSTVLGSLGLRYRRQPHQTKPSVSTVRCSSVELARFFEALEPNMLERSAHQRVPDVVLRARPQRKAEFLRAYVDGECTVSPKEREIVVASMSEELLEDVQSLLLSFGIQSQLHPRNNDSYRLRISGADFERYVGRIGFVTERKAVSAAEFDDVEANTNTDVVPNVGGTLRDVREALALSQFDCGVPRTTYQHYERGDRNPSRSTLHTVLNAFEARTERLSALRERVTDGGWDAIVTARDELGISQAALADGMDVSQTAISYYERNEVAPDGGCVMDASGVVLDRLDAALSVAEDIDRLRALAESDIGWDRIDSIEAVDPDYEWVYDLEVEGTHTYISNNVVSHNSQLLQYIRNLAPRSVYTSGKGSSSAGLTAAAVRDDFGDGQQWTLEAGALVLADQGIAAVDELDKMRCVTGDTLVHLSDGRLSRINELAREAKQGGTIEELPNGRTIRNIDLTAWTMSDTGRLVERPITAIHEYGAPEELTEITLESGERISATHDHPFFVFEDGKRHKRPATDLEPGDWTYVPKQLSEPTTDGGIASDSGGGSISSHNVQPSFGAVLGYLSGDGNVYYNRHEERYGIRFINNQEELLQDFEQACIDAFGKVPVRHPSGQRNDGVETVRLHGREYADRVLDAGMNVETHDDKSFPTRVTTGTRRTKAAFIRAFADSEGNVDSSTGNVRMYSASGEILLGIKSLLLEFGISCQIRTRERSEKRDIHVLGITSAESIRSYNRHIGFTLERKQDALAEVCASVDGDRTTIDVLPDCGDLLRDVRASLRLHQSECGIDGTTYCNFENGDANCSLHRASTILEAFEKRIETANRDTEVLVDDCNWDSLQRLKDRYHVSQGELANGTALSQQQISKGWENSEDVREIVRAELHRLVVDVSNTELSPLDDLINGDVKWRRVRSVDTVVSGPKNDRIPILQQELADVLDSPPAEVTSRAQELLDRNCKIESWTTLRDELDTYGIPLWVLGSDLGVTGLTISRWSNGIVETDRFEEVKTAAENRISEKCSKIRKLLNEIESRREANVYDLTVEGTHNFVANGMVVHNSEDRSAMHEALEQQSYHPDTELLLADGRRVDIGEFVDTRMQEHPERVTDGVDCEILPVEDVRVHSTDFETNETTKLPVDRVSRHEAPEEFVRVSFSNGREVTVTPEHPMFVDDGGEIGTVEADDIEVGAFVPAPRKLPNSSAAVELDGEPHRGKEKDVRLPAELSGDLAEILGFLVAEGHAYAGSTHEIGFSSHDERLLERMDRLVQSVFGVESTDTTNAAGTVTKRWVSTELYRWFQRNVPGVMETARDRRVPDRVLGASEEAIRRFLVGAFAGDGGVESEAMSFSTASDGLAEDYADALAKVGVASRIHHDATEDSWKVYVMGDSTERFVDSIVDPADERYEEAQAFVERSNEARRHHDVLPTSAARELRDLKRLLGVGRTGKFRTHFDEGYGIQIETVREELEALRTRAEEVERAIQQAETLAEIRAVVGWSGRQLADRIEGATTGTIHYAESGGYDAARRSELADHARNAAYAALDEFDNRAGRLDDRCDLRYYRVTDVETIPNEGEDACEWVYDVTVEPTNTFVSRGVVLHNSISISKAGINATLKSRCSLLGAANPKYGRFDQYEPIGEQIDLEPALISRFDLIFTVTDQPDAEEDANLAEHIINTNYAGELHTHRENTTTSNVSEEEVENVTEDVEPEIDAELLRKYVAYAKRNCYPMMTEEAKAEIRDFYVDLRAKGQDEDAPVPVTARKLEALVRLAEASARMRLSDTVDSGDAERVIEIVRSCLQDIGVDPETGEFDADVVETGQSKTQRDRIKNVKSLIAEIESEYDEGAPIETILDRAEEVGMERSQAEHEIEKLRRQGDVYEPTTDHLRTV, encoded by the coding sequence ATGGCTCGCGCGGAGGACACCGAGGTCATCGACAAGTTCGAGACGTTCTATCGGGACTACTACCGGAACGAGATCGGCCAACTCGCACAGAAGTACCCCAACGAGAAGCGGTCGCTGTACGTCGATTGGAACGACCTCTATCGGTTCGACCCGGACCTCGCGGACGACTTCATCGCCCAGCCCGATCAGATGCTCGAGTACGCCGAGGAGGCGCTCCGGCTCTACGACCTGCCGGTGGACGTGAAGCTGGGACAGGCCCACGTCCGGGTGCAAAACCTCCAGCGCACGACCGGTATCCGTGACATCCGCGCGCGCCACCGCGGCCAACTCGTCGAGGTGAGCGGCATCGTCCGGAAAGCGACTGACGTCCGCCCGAAAGTGATCGAGGCGGCCTTCGAGTGCCAACGCTGTGGCACGCTGACGCGGATCCCACAGACTTCCGGGGAGTTCTACGAACCCCACGAGTGCCAGGGCTGTGAACGACAGGGTCCCTTCGACATCAATTTCGATCAATCGGAGTTCGTCGACGCCCAGAAACTCCGGGTTCAAGAATCCCCCGAGGGCCTCCGCGGCGGCGAGACGCCCCAGAGCATCGACGTCCACATCGACGACGACATCACGGGGCGGGTCACCGCCGGCGACCACGTCCGCGTGACGGGCGTTCTCCACCTCGAACAGCAGGGCTCGAACCAGGAGAAATCGCCGGTCTTCGACGTGTATATGGACGGGATGGCCGTCGAGATCGAGGACGAGCAGTTCGAGGACATGGACATCACCGACGAGGACAAAAAACGGATCATCGAACTCTCCAACGAGTCCGACATCTACGAGAAGATGATCGCCTCGATGGCGCCCTCCATCTACGGTTACGACCAGGAGAAACTCGCCATCATCATGCAGTTGTTCTCCGGTGTGACGAAGCATCTGCCCGACGGCTCCCGGACGCGTGGCGATTTGCACATGCTTCTAATTGGAGATCCGGGTACGGGTAAGTGTCTAAAATCTGATACGAAAGTCTCACTTCCGGACGGAACGCAACGGGAAATCGGTAAACTAGTCGAAGGGAACCTCGATGATCCCACCCCAGTTGACGACGGTTTTTATCAGAAATGCTTCATACCGGTGCTGACGACTGACGGCCGACGGATCGTTCCCGGTACCGCGAGCAAACTCTGGAAGCGACAGACACCGGAACGGATGTACAACATTCGAACCGAAAGCGGCAACACACTCGAAGTGACTCCCTCGCATCCGCTCTTCAGGCAGATCGAGGGGAGGTTGGAGCCGACTACTGCGTCGGAGTTGGAGGAAGGCGATTTTATCGCAACACCGACTGAACTCCCGAGCGAACCGGACGAGTCGATCGACATCCAGTACGCGCCGTCCGAGTCACCGAACGCGAACAGGTTACATGCTCCCGAGACGCTCACCGACGGGGTTGCGAGGCTCATAGGCTACGTCGTCGGCGAGGGGCACATCTCCGGCGGGGAGTTCAGTCAGGAGGTCACGGTCACGAATGCGGACGAGGAGATTCTCGAGGACGTCAGCACCGTACTCGGGAGTTTGGGGCTGCGATACCGGCGGCAACCACATCAGACGAAGCCGAGCGTCTCGACAGTTAGATGCTCGTCCGTGGAGCTCGCCCGATTCTTTGAGGCGTTGGAACCGAACATGCTCGAGCGCTCCGCCCACCAGCGCGTGCCGGATGTCGTCCTTCGCGCAAGGCCACAGCGGAAAGCCGAATTCCTCCGAGCGTACGTCGACGGGGAATGTACGGTGTCCCCGAAGGAACGGGAGATAGTCGTCGCGTCGATGAGCGAGGAGCTGCTCGAAGACGTGCAGAGCCTGCTTCTCTCGTTCGGGATCCAGAGCCAACTCCATCCCCGTAATAACGACAGCTACCGGCTCAGAATCAGCGGGGCCGATTTCGAGCGTTACGTCGGCCGAATCGGGTTCGTCACGGAACGGAAGGCCGTCTCGGCCGCCGAGTTCGACGACGTCGAGGCGAACACGAACACGGACGTCGTTCCGAACGTGGGGGGAACGCTCCGGGACGTCCGCGAAGCCCTCGCCCTCTCGCAGTTCGACTGCGGCGTCCCCCGAACGACGTATCAACACTACGAACGCGGGGACCGAAACCCGAGTCGATCCACCCTGCACACTGTCCTCAATGCGTTTGAGGCGCGCACGGAGCGGCTGTCGGCGCTCCGCGAACGGGTCACCGACGGCGGGTGGGACGCGATCGTCACCGCCCGCGACGAACTCGGCATCTCGCAGGCGGCGTTGGCCGACGGCATGGACGTCTCCCAGACGGCTATCAGCTACTACGAACGAAACGAGGTCGCCCCCGACGGCGGCTGCGTGATGGACGCAAGCGGGGTCGTCTTGGATCGACTCGACGCGGCGCTCTCGGTCGCGGAAGACATCGACCGACTCAGAGCGCTCGCCGAAAGCGACATCGGGTGGGACCGGATCGACTCGATCGAGGCTGTCGACCCGGACTACGAGTGGGTCTACGACCTTGAGGTCGAGGGGACACACACGTACATCTCCAACAACGTCGTCTCGCACAACTCCCAGTTGCTCCAGTACATTCGCAACCTTGCTCCACGATCTGTTTATACATCTGGCAAAGGATCGTCCAGTGCCGGTCTCACCGCTGCGGCTGTCAGAGACGACTTCGGCGACGGCCAACAGTGGACGCTCGAGGCCGGCGCGCTCGTGCTCGCCGATCAGGGGATCGCGGCTGTCGACGAACTCGATAAGATGCGGTGTGTTACCGGTGATACGCTTGTGCATCTATCTGACGGACGTCTCTCCCGGATTAATGAGCTCGCACGCGAGGCAAAACAGGGAGGAACCATCGAAGAGCTTCCTAACGGGCGTACGATCCGTAATATCGATCTGACGGCGTGGACGATGTCCGATACTGGTCGTCTCGTCGAGCGTCCGATAACTGCCATTCACGAGTACGGAGCGCCGGAAGAACTCACCGAAATCACCCTTGAGTCGGGGGAACGGATCTCCGCGACTCACGATCATCCGTTCTTCGTATTCGAGGATGGGAAACGCCACAAGCGACCGGCGACCGATCTCGAGCCAGGCGACTGGACGTACGTCCCCAAGCAACTCTCGGAACCGACAACCGACGGAGGGATAGCTTCGGACAGCGGTGGAGGTTCGATATCAAGCCACAACGTCCAACCCTCCTTCGGTGCGGTACTTGGGTATCTTTCGGGGGACGGTAACGTCTATTACAACCGCCACGAGGAACGCTACGGGATTCGTTTTATTAATAATCAAGAAGAGCTTTTGCAGGATTTCGAACAGGCCTGCATAGATGCCTTCGGTAAAGTGCCCGTGCGACACCCGAGCGGGCAGCGGAATGATGGGGTTGAGACGGTCCGACTCCACGGTCGCGAATACGCTGACAGAGTTCTTGACGCCGGAATGAACGTCGAAACGCACGATGACAAATCGTTCCCAACCCGTGTCACAACTGGCACGAGACGAACGAAAGCAGCGTTTATTCGAGCGTTCGCTGACAGCGAAGGTAACGTCGATTCCAGCACAGGAAATGTACGAATGTACTCCGCAAGCGGGGAGATTCTCTTAGGAATAAAAAGTCTCTTGTTGGAGTTCGGCATTTCCTGTCAGATCCGAACTCGGGAGCGGAGTGAAAAGCGTGACATCCACGTCCTTGGGATTACATCAGCGGAGTCGATTCGATCGTATAACCGACATATCGGCTTCACTCTCGAGCGAAAACAGGATGCACTTGCTGAAGTCTGTGCCTCCGTCGATGGAGATCGGACGACCATAGACGTGCTTCCTGACTGCGGCGATCTACTTAGAGACGTTCGGGCCTCGCTACGACTACACCAGTCCGAATGCGGGATCGACGGCACGACCTACTGTAATTTCGAAAACGGTGACGCGAACTGTTCACTTCACCGCGCCAGCACGATCTTAGAGGCGTTCGAAAAGCGGATCGAAACTGCGAACCGGGATACAGAGGTGTTGGTCGATGATTGTAATTGGGATTCCCTCCAGCGTCTCAAAGATCGCTATCACGTCTCACAGGGGGAACTTGCAAACGGTACAGCACTCAGCCAGCAACAAATCTCTAAGGGGTGGGAAAATAGTGAGGACGTTCGTGAGATCGTTCGAGCTGAACTGCACAGGCTCGTTGTGGACGTCTCTAATACGGAACTGTCCCCACTCGATGATCTGATCAACGGAGATGTAAAATGGAGACGAGTCAGATCCGTCGATACGGTTGTATCCGGGCCGAAAAACGACCGAATCCCGATTCTACAGCAGGAACTTGCGGACGTACTTGATTCTCCGCCAGCCGAAGTAACGTCTCGGGCACAGGAGCTCCTTGATCGAAACTGCAAGATTGAGTCGTGGACGACACTTCGCGACGAGCTTGACACATACGGAATCCCGTTGTGGGTCCTCGGGTCGGATCTCGGTGTGACTGGTTTGACGATCTCTCGGTGGTCGAACGGCATCGTCGAGACTGATCGATTCGAAGAAGTCAAAACCGCCGCAGAGAACCGGATTTCGGAGAAGTGTTCTAAAATTCGAAAGCTCCTAAACGAGATCGAGTCTCGACGAGAGGCGAACGTTTATGATCTGACTGTCGAGGGAACACACAATTTCGTCGCGAACGGAATGGTCGTGCACAATTCCGAGGACCGCTCGGCGATGCACGAAGCGCTCGAGCAGCAGTCCTACCACCCCGACACCGAACTCCTGCTGGCGGACGGTCGTCGCGTCGACATCGGCGAGTTCGTCGACACCCGTATGCAGGAACATCCGGAGCGGGTCACCGACGGCGTCGATTGCGAGATCCTCCCCGTCGAGGACGTCCGGGTCCACTCGACTGATTTCGAGACCAACGAGACGACGAAACTGCCTGTCGATCGCGTGAGCAGACACGAGGCACCCGAGGAGTTCGTCCGGGTGTCGTTCTCCAACGGCCGGGAGGTGACAGTCACGCCCGAGCATCCGATGTTCGTCGATGACGGTGGCGAGATCGGTACCGTCGAGGCCGACGACATCGAGGTGGGCGCGTTCGTCCCCGCGCCGCGAAAGCTGCCTAATTCGAGCGCCGCAGTCGAACTCGACGGCGAACCACACCGCGGCAAGGAGAAGGACGTACGCCTGCCGGCGGAGCTCTCGGGCGATCTCGCGGAGATCCTCGGCTTCCTCGTCGCGGAGGGACACGCCTACGCCGGCTCGACCCACGAGATCGGCTTCTCCAGTCACGACGAGCGGTTACTGGAGCGGATGGACCGACTCGTGCAGTCGGTGTTCGGCGTAGAGAGCACCGACACGACGAACGCCGCCGGGACGGTGACCAAACGGTGGGTCTCGACGGAGCTCTACCGGTGGTTCCAGCGCAACGTCCCCGGCGTCATGGAGACGGCCCGCGACAGGCGGGTCCCGGACCGAGTGCTGGGCGCCTCCGAGGAGGCGATCCGCCGGTTCCTCGTCGGCGCGTTCGCGGGCGACGGCGGCGTCGAGAGCGAGGCGATGTCCTTCTCGACCGCCTCGGACGGTCTCGCGGAGGACTACGCCGACGCGCTGGCGAAGGTCGGCGTCGCCTCTCGGATCCACCACGACGCGACCGAGGACTCCTGGAAGGTGTACGTGATGGGTGATTCGACCGAGCGGTTCGTCGATTCGATCGTCGATCCCGCCGACGAGCGATACGAGGAGGCACAGGCGTTCGTCGAACGGAGCAACGAAGCGAGACGACACCACGACGTCCTTCCGACGAGCGCCGCGCGCGAGCTCCGAGACCTCAAGCGATTGCTCGGCGTCGGACGCACCGGGAAATTCCGGACGCATTTCGACGAAGGCTACGGTATCCAAATCGAAACGGTGCGCGAGGAGCTCGAAGCACTCCGGACCCGAGCTGAGGAGGTCGAACGAGCGATACAGCAGGCCGAGACCCTTGCCGAGATCAGAGCGGTAGTTGGCTGGTCGGGCCGACAGTTGGCGGACCGGATCGAGGGAGCAACGACGGGAACGATACACTACGCCGAGAGCGGCGGATACGACGCGGCTCGGCGCTCCGAGTTGGCCGACCACGCAAGGAATGCCGCATACGCTGCCCTCGATGAGTTCGACAATAGAGCCGGGCGACTGGATGATCGCTGTGACCTCCGATACTACCGCGTCACGGACGTCGAGACGATCCCAAACGAGGGCGAAGACGCCTGCGAGTGGGTCTACGACGTGACCGTCGAGCCGACGAACACGTTCGTGAGCCGGGGCGTCGTGCTTCACAACTCGATCTCCATCTCCAAGGCCGGAATCAACGCCACCCTCAAATCGCGGTGCTCGCTTTTGGGTGCTGCGAACCCCAAGTACGGCCGCTTCGACCAGTACGAGCCGATCGGCGAGCAGATCGACCTCGAACCGGCACTCATTTCGCGGTTCGATCTGATCTTCACGGTCACCGATCAGCCGGACGCCGAGGAGGACGCGAACCTCGCCGAGCACATCATCAACACCAACTACGCGGGCGAGTTGCACACCCACCGCGAGAACACGACGACCTCGAACGTTTCCGAGGAGGAGGTCGAAAACGTCACCGAGGACGTCGAGCCAGAGATCGACGCCGAGTTGCTCCGGAAGTACGTCGCCTACGCCAAGCGGAACTGCTACCCGATGATGACCGAGGAAGCCAAAGCGGAGATCCGGGACTTCTACGTCGACCTGCGCGCGAAGGGTCAAGACGAGGACGCCCCGGTCCCGGTGACGGCCCGGAAGCTGGAGGCGCTGGTGCGGCTCGCGGAGGCCTCCGCGCGGATGCGGCTGTCCGATACCGTCGACAGCGGGGACGCCGAGCGCGTCATCGAGATCGTCCGCTCGTGTCTCCAGGACATCGGCGTCGACCCCGAGACCGGCGAGTTCGACGCCGACGTCGTCGAGACCGGCCAGAGCAAGACCCAACGCGACCGCATCAAGAACGTCAAGTCGCTGATCGCCGAGATCGAGTCCGAGTACGACGAGGGTGCGCCGATAGAGACGATCCTCGACCGCGCCGAGGAGGTCGGCATGGAGCGCTCCCAGGCCGAACACGAGATCGAGAAGCTCCGTCGACAGGGCGACGTGTACGAACCGACGACGGACCATCTGAGGACGGTGTGA
- a CDS encoding DUF7854 family protein, translating into MDRIAALRRIEASLSAFESGETDLETCERRVRAVVRTFATEFDGDFSAYRADDGTVVVAASEREARKRVRELTDADAPTVRPVE; encoded by the coding sequence ATGGACCGAATCGCAGCCCTTCGTCGGATCGAGGCGTCGCTATCGGCGTTCGAGTCCGGCGAGACCGACCTCGAGACGTGCGAACGGCGTGTCCGCGCCGTCGTTCGAACGTTTGCGACGGAGTTCGACGGCGACTTCTCGGCGTATCGCGCGGACGACGGGACCGTCGTCGTCGCCGCCTCCGAGCGTGAGGCCCGCAAGCGGGTCCGCGAACTGACCGACGCCGACGCGCCGACGGTTCGGCCGGTCGAATGA
- a CDS encoding DUF7855 family protein has translation MLLVVTYSQAARTSLRNVCRTHASSVVRRLGRAALLEETEHGAFLALRLREKHPETVRLERTEPLNEFRDVPESVRDAARAYEDRANDTTPYSAFAVGSVHPAPSTLKSRDL, from the coding sequence GTGCTGTTGGTTGTGACGTACTCACAGGCCGCTCGGACGTCGCTTCGGAACGTCTGTCGGACGCACGCCTCGAGTGTCGTTCGACGACTCGGGCGAGCGGCGCTGCTCGAGGAGACCGAACACGGCGCGTTTTTGGCGCTTCGGCTGCGCGAGAAGCACCCCGAGACGGTTCGACTCGAGCGGACGGAGCCGCTCAACGAGTTCCGAGACGTCCCCGAGTCGGTCCGCGACGCCGCACGCGCCTACGAGGACCGGGCGAACGACACCACGCCGTACTCGGCGTTCGCTGTCGGGTCTGTGCATCCGGCACCGTCGACGCTGAAGAGCCGGGACCTGTGA
- a CDS encoding DUF7856 family protein, which translates to MSLYAHVRLIVPGMSVSRRDALAAVGRSLGIETSVDDELRTLRAELESTPAAVPSRATARRRVAETAAELEAKRERVAALRGRMQADDGDAGTAYRDAIRTLSEAETEYAAAREALDDARERARTALDDRDRRLRLEDRLGNAERTARRELLSAIRPRVDDAVADAPGSEADGVDDADAVSAALALAKVGRIRRPVVLACGRFPSRDAAERWLGTPAYRIPPQG; encoded by the coding sequence GTGAGCCTGTATGCACACGTCCGGCTGATCGTCCCGGGTATGTCGGTATCCCGCCGCGACGCGCTCGCGGCAGTGGGCCGATCGCTGGGTATCGAGACGAGCGTCGACGACGAACTGCGGACGCTGCGGGCGGAACTCGAGTCGACTCCGGCGGCGGTCCCGTCGCGAGCGACGGCACGCCGTCGCGTCGCCGAGACCGCCGCCGAACTCGAAGCGAAGCGCGAGCGTGTGGCGGCGCTTCGGGGGCGCATGCAGGCCGACGACGGGGACGCCGGCACCGCCTACCGGGATGCGATTCGGACACTCTCCGAGGCCGAAACGGAGTACGCAGCCGCGAGGGAGGCCCTCGACGACGCTCGCGAGCGGGCACGAACCGCACTGGACGACCGCGACCGTCGCTTGCGTTTGGAGGACCGCCTCGGGAACGCCGAGCGGACGGCTCGCCGGGAGCTGTTATCAGCGATCCGTCCGCGCGTCGACGACGCGGTGGCGGACGCGCCGGGAAGCGAGGCCGACGGGGTCGACGATGCCGACGCGGTGTCGGCTGCGCTCGCGCTCGCGAAGGTGGGCCGGATTCGACGCCCGGTCGTCCTCGCCTGCGGTCGGTTCCCGAGCCGCGACGCCGCCGAGCGCTGGCTCGGGACACCGGCGTACCGGATCCCGCCGCAGGGGTGA